One genomic segment of Sphingorhabdus sp. M41 includes these proteins:
- a CDS encoding MFS transporter — protein MTGTDPIKTMDEGRMQTWQWLAVGMTIALNALDGFDVLSISFASPGIAKEWGVDQGTLGWVLSMELLGMAIGSVLLGGVADKYGRRPTILGCLVAMTLGMWFAGHADSVTELLIWRLITGLGIGGMLAAINATAAEFSNARWRSVAMSLMVIGYPIGGVTGGLVVQQLLADGSWRDIFAFGAYATAACIPLTWFLIPETPAFLDRKRPPGALEKINKTFRRFGHAAVSGFSPETEETAKQSVADIFKPAMLATTVLITFAYFAHITSFYFIIKWIPQIVVDMGYEPRAAAGILTWANVGGAVGGAAFGFIAMRVGLKLLTMITLVGTSILIVWFGQGADDLTRLAITVAVVGFFTNSAIVGLYTLFAKVFPTHVRATGTGFAIGVGRGGAALAPVLAGYLFLAGYGLQTVAIFMGMGSLLGAVALLLLKVRETD, from the coding sequence GTGACGGGCACAGATCCGATAAAGACCATGGACGAAGGTCGCATGCAGACCTGGCAGTGGCTGGCTGTTGGTATGACCATCGCGCTCAATGCACTGGACGGTTTTGATGTCCTGTCGATCAGTTTCGCATCCCCGGGCATTGCCAAGGAATGGGGCGTCGATCAGGGCACTTTGGGATGGGTGCTGTCGATGGAATTGCTGGGGATGGCAATCGGGTCTGTCTTGCTCGGCGGCGTCGCCGACAAATATGGCCGCCGCCCCACCATATTGGGCTGTCTGGTCGCGATGACCCTCGGCATGTGGTTTGCCGGTCATGCGGATAGCGTCACCGAGCTGCTGATCTGGCGGCTCATTACCGGTCTGGGTATCGGCGGGATGCTGGCCGCTATCAACGCCACGGCAGCCGAATTTTCCAACGCGCGCTGGCGCAGCGTCGCCATGTCGCTGATGGTCATTGGCTATCCGATCGGCGGCGTAACTGGCGGCCTCGTTGTGCAGCAATTGCTCGCCGATGGCAGTTGGCGCGATATATTTGCATTCGGGGCCTATGCCACCGCGGCCTGTATTCCGCTGACCTGGTTCCTGATCCCCGAAACCCCTGCTTTTCTCGACCGCAAACGGCCTCCGGGCGCGCTTGAAAAGATCAACAAGACCTTCCGCCGCTTTGGTCATGCAGCTGTCAGCGGGTTTTCCCCGGAAACCGAGGAAACGGCAAAGCAGTCGGTCGCGGATATTTTCAAACCGGCAATGCTCGCGACTACGGTCTTGATAACCTTTGCCTATTTTGCGCATATCACCAGCTTTTATTTCATCATCAAATGGATCCCGCAAATCGTTGTCGACATGGGATATGAACCGCGCGCCGCTGCCGGTATCCTGACCTGGGCCAATGTTGGCGGAGCCGTTGGCGGAGCCGCATTCGGGTTTATCGCGATGCGGGTCGGATTGAAGCTGCTCACCATGATCACGCTGGTGGGTACTTCGATCCTTATCGTCTGGTTCGGGCAGGGAGCGGATGATTTGACCAGATTGGCTATCACCGTTGCCGTCGTCGGGTTCTTCACCAATTCCGCCATTGTCGGATTATACACGCTCTTCGCAAAGGTGTTTCCGACCCATGTCCGGGCAACCGGGACCGGTTTCGCAATCGGTGTCGGCCGTGGCGGCGCCGCGCTGGCGCCGGTATTGGCGGGCTATCTGTTCCTGGCCGGCTATGGATTGCAGACCGTTGCCATATTCATGGGAATGGGCTCGCTGCTCGGGGCGGTGGCGCTGTTGCTCCTCAAGGTGAGGGAAACCGACTAG
- a CDS encoding AMP-binding protein encodes MTLFDPVRTYAHSRPESLAIVDIESGRQWTYAELNVVIDRLGSWIVDQFGEQSETRVATLAKNCAEMLVLQLACARAGTIFVPFNWRLAHAEIEALSADAEPKIVFHDPDMVPPTGARPILIEEMLELGNQGAKPPASARRPFESVSTLLYTSGTSGRPKGVMLSECNSFWGCSNLIYGNDVSSRSVFLCDMPLFHTAGLFAAARTPIQAGGTVLISHGFDPQKTLARLSDPEWKVSHYFSVPQMAATLWNQPEFDATKLHNIVAWAIGGAPNPKAQSERFVSAGVRISEGFGMSETGSNFAMPPHDLDMLLSKAGSCGLPLMMIEAKIVGDDGQEVPTGERGELWLRGPSIASGYWHQPELTAKAFPDGWFVTGDAATCDEDGFYYIVDRKKDMYISGGENVYPAEVEAAIAEMTEVGECAVVGVPDERWGEVGRVYIIPVPGQSVTGDQVIEHCLTKLAKFKVPKTAVVTDAIPRTASGKVQKHLLKAQAIEELKSS; translated from the coding sequence ATGACGTTATTTGATCCGGTTCGCACCTATGCGCATTCTCGACCCGAATCGCTCGCGATTGTCGATATCGAGAGCGGCCGCCAGTGGACCTATGCCGAGCTCAATGTCGTTATTGACCGGCTGGGCAGCTGGATCGTCGACCAATTTGGCGAACAGAGCGAAACGCGCGTTGCCACCCTTGCCAAAAACTGTGCGGAGATGCTGGTACTGCAACTGGCCTGTGCGCGTGCCGGAACGATTTTCGTGCCGTTCAACTGGCGGCTGGCCCACGCGGAAATCGAAGCCCTGTCCGCCGATGCAGAACCAAAAATCGTCTTTCATGATCCGGACATGGTACCGCCAACCGGCGCAAGGCCTATCCTGATCGAGGAGATGCTGGAACTGGGTAACCAAGGCGCAAAACCGCCAGCAAGCGCCCGTCGCCCGTTCGAATCTGTCTCCACCTTGCTCTATACATCCGGAACAAGCGGACGGCCCAAAGGTGTCATGCTGTCGGAATGCAACAGTTTCTGGGGCTGCTCCAACCTGATCTACGGCAATGATGTTTCGAGCCGCAGCGTCTTCCTTTGCGATATGCCGCTCTTTCATACCGCCGGGCTTTTCGCAGCAGCCAGAACGCCGATTCAGGCCGGTGGCACCGTGCTTATCTCGCACGGCTTTGATCCGCAAAAAACCCTTGCACGACTGTCCGATCCCGAATGGAAAGTCTCGCATTATTTCTCGGTTCCGCAAATGGCGGCGACCTTGTGGAATCAGCCCGAATTTGATGCCACGAAACTTCACAATATCGTTGCCTGGGCGATTGGCGGCGCGCCCAATCCAAAGGCGCAAAGCGAGCGTTTTGTCAGTGCTGGCGTCCGGATATCGGAAGGTTTCGGCATGTCGGAAACCGGATCCAATTTCGCCATGCCACCGCATGATCTGGACATGCTGCTCAGCAAGGCCGGCAGCTGTGGCCTTCCCCTGATGATGATCGAGGCAAAAATTGTCGGGGATGACGGCCAAGAAGTGCCAACCGGAGAGCGCGGAGAATTATGGCTGCGCGGCCCGAGCATCGCGAGCGGATATTGGCATCAGCCGGAGTTGACCGCAAAAGCCTTCCCCGACGGCTGGTTCGTGACCGGCGATGCCGCCACCTGCGACGAGGATGGATTCTATTATATCGTCGATCGGAAGAAGGACATGTATATTTCCGGCGGTGAAAATGTCTATCCGGCGGAAGTAGAAGCGGCGATTGCCGAAATGACCGAAGTTGGCGAATGCGCGGTCGTTGGCGTACCGGATGAGCGCTGGGGCGAAGTCGGACGGGTCTATATTATCCCGGTACCGGGACAATCTGTCACCGGCGACCAGGTGATCGAGCACTGCCTGACCAAGCTCGCCAAATTCAAGGTGCCCAAAACGGCCGTGGTAACCGACGCAATTCCGCGCACGGCTTCGGGCAAGGTCCAGAAGCATCTGCTCAAGGCGCAGGCGATCGAGGAATTAAAGTCGAGCTAG
- a CDS encoding acyl-CoA dehydrogenase family protein codes for MSNPEILARHIAIAYGAPELEAASDAAHDQAMVADILHSVSRFADDHLVALNHVGDRVGSRLEQGRVKTPAGHKQAWAAFREGGWLLLDARPEDGGMGLPSSLASAVQEMLDSACPAFGMMPVPIRAALRLIKAFGDPAIQKEWVDPLTQGLWSTTICISEPDAGSDVRRIRTRATQDDDGNWLVTGEKCWISFGDQDITDRIGHCLLAKTEVDGNPDAISLFLVPDRFGDSRNNITVRRVEEKLGLHLSPTCALGFEEATGFLLGEPGRGLQQLFVMIAQMRLATAVQGAGIAARAYAVARQYAAERRQGGSGTIAVVIEDHADIQRLLLQMAGRIETLRGLIHATANALDLTEKSPDQVARDHHAALASWLLPIVKTLGGEVAFSCASDAIQILGGAGYTKEWPVEQCLRDARVLTLFEGTTGMQAQDLLFRRLLGGNGAAFRAFIATARKDAVGCDRLETALDRLEEVALALSAPGVTRRDQEAGATAFLALASDVACGWIGARLESQKTIDPIASHLAAAGQSALQEMDHGLLYQSHSALCGASSISRFGDLI; via the coding sequence ATGAGCAATCCTGAAATATTGGCAAGGCATATCGCCATTGCATATGGCGCGCCCGAGCTTGAAGCGGCCAGTGACGCTGCGCATGATCAAGCGATGGTCGCGGACATATTGCATTCGGTCAGCCGCTTTGCCGACGATCATCTGGTCGCCCTCAATCATGTCGGGGACCGTGTCGGCAGCCGGCTCGAGCAGGGCCGCGTCAAGACGCCTGCCGGACACAAGCAGGCCTGGGCCGCTTTCCGCGAAGGCGGCTGGCTGCTGCTCGATGCAAGACCGGAAGATGGCGGTATGGGCCTCCCCTCGTCGCTGGCCAGCGCAGTGCAGGAAATGCTGGACAGCGCTTGCCCCGCCTTCGGGATGATGCCCGTTCCTATTCGAGCGGCTCTGAGACTGATCAAGGCGTTTGGCGATCCGGCGATCCAGAAGGAATGGGTCGATCCGCTGACGCAGGGCCTGTGGTCCACGACGATCTGCATTTCCGAGCCGGATGCCGGATCCGATGTGCGCCGCATCCGCACGCGCGCCACACAGGATGATGACGGAAACTGGCTGGTGACCGGAGAAAAATGCTGGATCAGCTTTGGCGATCAGGACATCACCGACCGGATTGGTCATTGCCTGCTGGCAAAAACCGAAGTCGACGGCAATCCCGATGCGATCAGCCTGTTTCTGGTTCCGGATCGTTTTGGCGACAGCAGGAACAATATCACTGTCCGCCGGGTCGAGGAAAAACTGGGCCTGCATCTGTCGCCAACCTGCGCGCTCGGTTTTGAGGAAGCGACGGGTTTCCTGCTCGGCGAACCGGGCCGGGGATTGCAGCAGCTGTTCGTGATGATCGCCCAGATGCGACTGGCGACGGCCGTCCAAGGGGCCGGTATTGCTGCCAGAGCCTATGCCGTTGCCCGCCAATATGCGGCCGAACGGCGGCAAGGTGGCAGCGGCACCATCGCTGTCGTCATCGAAGACCATGCCGATATCCAGCGATTGCTGCTGCAAATGGCAGGCCGGATCGAAACATTGAGAGGGCTGATCCACGCGACCGCCAATGCCCTCGATCTGACGGAAAAATCCCCTGACCAAGTTGCACGCGATCATCATGCTGCGCTCGCATCATGGCTGCTGCCGATCGTCAAGACACTGGGCGGAGAAGTGGCTTTCAGCTGCGCCAGCGACGCCATTCAGATCCTCGGCGGCGCCGGTTACACGAAGGAATGGCCGGTGGAACAATGTCTGCGTGATGCCAGAGTGCTGACGCTGTTCGAGGGGACAACGGGCATGCAGGCGCAGGATCTTCTGTTCCGCCGCCTGCTCGGGGGAAATGGCGCGGCTTTCCGAGCCTTCATTGCCACGGCCCGAAAAGACGCCGTCGGCTGCGACCGGCTGGAAACGGCTTTGGACAGGTTGGAGGAAGTGGCCTTGGCACTCAGCGCGCCGGGCGTGACACGGCGCGATCAGGAAGCCGGAGCAACAGCCTTTCTGGCACTGGCATCGGATGTGGCCTGCGGCTGGATTGGAGCGCGGCTGGAGAGTCAAAAAACTATCGACCCGATTGCGAGCCATCTCGCGGCGGCCGGACAATCAGCCTTGCAGGAAATGGACCATGGCCTGCTCTATCAATCGCATTCAGCGCTTTGCGGCGCATCATCAATTTCACGTTTTGGAGACCTAATATGA
- a CDS encoding p-hydroxycinnamoyl CoA hydratase/lyase, which produces MSDRKEEDTVAYEIRDGIAWVKFNRPEKRNCMSPKLNRQMLRVLDELEFNDDVGVLVLTGEGSSWSAGMDLKEYFRETEEKGLPGIRQSQREAYTWWERLRWYQKTTIAMVNGWCFGGGYGPLYACDLAFCADEAQFGLSEINWGILPGGGATKVATNLMPLRKAMYHTLMGENLSGQEAAEAGLVNESMPLDQLEARVTEVANKLLKKNLDTLKASKDAVKRVIEMTFDNAEDYLIRAQEALNFHDKTDGRHEGMKQFLDDKSFKPGLGEYDKTKTEAG; this is translated from the coding sequence ATGTCCGACCGCAAAGAAGAAGATACCGTGGCTTATGAAATCAGGGATGGCATTGCCTGGGTGAAATTCAACCGCCCGGAAAAGCGCAACTGCATGAGCCCCAAGCTGAACCGGCAGATGCTGCGGGTGCTGGATGAGCTGGAATTCAATGATGATGTCGGTGTCCTCGTCCTGACCGGAGAAGGCAGCAGCTGGTCGGCGGGCATGGATCTGAAAGAATATTTCCGCGAAACCGAGGAAAAAGGCCTTCCCGGTATCCGGCAGAGCCAGCGCGAGGCCTATACATGGTGGGAGCGTTTGCGCTGGTATCAGAAAACCACGATTGCCATGGTCAATGGCTGGTGCTTCGGCGGCGGTTACGGACCTTTATATGCGTGCGACCTCGCCTTTTGTGCGGATGAAGCGCAATTTGGCCTGTCCGAAATCAACTGGGGCATTTTGCCGGGCGGCGGCGCGACCAAGGTGGCTACCAATCTGATGCCCCTGCGCAAGGCCATGTATCATACGTTGATGGGCGAGAATCTGAGTGGGCAGGAAGCGGCGGAAGCCGGGCTGGTCAACGAATCCATGCCGCTTGACCAGTTGGAAGCGCGGGTTACCGAAGTTGCGAACAAGCTGCTCAAGAAAAATCTCGATACGCTCAAGGCTTCGAAGGATGCGGTCAAGCGCGTCATCGAAATGACCTTCGACAATGCCGAAGATTATCTGATCCGCGCGCAGGAAGCGTTGAACTTCCATGACAAGACCGACGGCCGGCATGAAGGCATGAAGCAATTTCTCGATGACAAGAGCTTCAAGCCGGGCCTTGGTGAATATGACAAGACGAAGACCGAAGCGGGCTGA
- a CDS encoding MarR family winged helix-turn-helix transcriptional regulator produces MSRAAAASLGELNRGLAKIGLRHSDVSLLILVQANPRITQSDAGKLLDIQRANMVPLVSRLLELSLISKEPVDGRSQGLLLTSKGKKILKEAQAVVDHHEVKLLLSIPERLRPHLLPILHALWDSGRSKTG; encoded by the coding sequence TTGAGCCGAGCTGCCGCTGCTTCTCTTGGCGAATTGAACCGGGGGCTCGCGAAAATAGGCTTGCGACACAGCGATGTCTCGCTGCTGATATTGGTCCAGGCCAATCCCCGGATCACGCAAAGCGATGCCGGCAAATTGCTCGACATACAGCGCGCCAATATGGTGCCGCTGGTCTCCAGGCTGCTGGAGCTTTCCCTGATATCGAAGGAACCTGTCGACGGTCGTTCGCAGGGTCTGCTGCTCACCAGCAAAGGGAAAAAAATATTGAAAGAGGCGCAGGCCGTCGTCGATCATCACGAGGTTAAATTGCTGCTATCGATTCCCGAACGTTTACGGCCTCATCTATTGCCGATATTACACGCACTCTGGGATTCCGGCAGGTCCAAAACCGGCTAA